AACTTTACATCGCCTAACTTGCAATATGAATTAGCAAGATGTCTTAAATTGTTCACGTAATCTGCCTTTAAATATTTAAGGTAATCTTCTTTATGTTTTTCAAGTAGACCGCTAAAATCTTTTACTGTTTCTTTCTGACTGATAGTTTTCGTTATATTGGCCCTATGAACATAATACTTGAATAATGGTTTATTAATAAAATCGAAATTATAATTTTTTGAAATTCTTATCCATAAATCCCAATCTGTTATCATTTTAAAATTTTCATCAAAATTGCCAATTGTCTTCAATATTTCTTTTTTAAGAATAATACCGCTGGGAGTTAAGATGAAATTCTTTTTTAATATTTTATTAAAAATATTCCCGCGATAAGATAGAGGTAATTCATATTTTGCGATAATTTCTTCATTCTCTTTTTTTATTGCTAACGCTCCACAGCCAATAAATCCTAATTTTTCATCTTTTGATTTTTTCAAAAAAGATACTTGTTCTTCCAGTTTTTCTGGCAGCCATTGATCGTCACTGTCTAAAAAAGCCAAATAATTACCTGCTGAATATTTTATTCCGGTGTTCCGGGGGCCTGCCGTTCCACCGCTGTTTTCCTGATAAATATATTTTATTCTTTTATCTTTTTTGACAAATTTCCACACTATTTTTTTGGTATCATCTATCGAACCATCATCCACAACAATTAATTCAAAATCTGTAAATGTCTGGTTCAAAACACTTTGAATGGATTGAATCAAAAAATTAGCTCGATTATAAGTAGGTATAATTATTGAAACTTCTGGCATAATAATATTTAGAAACCCCTTTAGTATAATTTCTAAAAATTAAACACTTAAGGATGTGAAAAATAAGAGTTAGCTTCCTCTATTTCTATTGGCGAATTTATGTTGAAATACCTGTCACAGATAGGAAATGATTTAATTCTATGTCCGTCATCTATCGCGCACTGTATCATATCGACCAGTTCTTTTTCGCCTCTTTTTGGATTAACAGGGGTTTTATTAATATAACCTAATATCTCATTTTTAAATATACAATTTCCGGTTCCCATAATATTATTAAGCGGTTTAATAGGTTTTTCTATTAAACGATAAATAATATTATTTTCTTCTTCTAATACCGCATAAGTTCCTTTAATCAAACTTTCATCTTCTACGTGGATTATTCCGCAAAGGGAAAAAAGATTTTCATCATAATACTTATTTATCATTTCTAGATGTCTTGGATTAATCATCAATTCATCTCCAAGCATTAACATAAAACCTTCATCTTTCAACGCCTCTTTTGCACATTCAATTGCGTGGACAAGCCCTTTTTGTTCTGCTTGGAATATATATTTAATAGGTACCCCCTTGTAACTA
This DNA window, taken from Candidatus Paceibacterota bacterium, encodes the following:
- a CDS encoding glycosyltransferase family 2 protein, with translation MPEVSIIIPTYNRANFLIQSIQSVLNQTFTDFELIVVDDGSIDDTKKIVWKFVKKDKRIKYIYQENSGGTAGPRNTGIKYSAGNYLAFLDSDDQWLPEKLEEQVSFLKKSKDEKLGFIGCGALAIKKENEEIIAKYELPLSYRGNIFNKILKKNFILTPSGIILKKEILKTIGNFDENFKMITDWDLWIRISKNYNFDFINKPLFKYYVHRANITKTISQKETVKDFSGLLEKHKEDYLKYLKADYVNNLRHLANSYCKLGDVKLGRKYFIKTIKTNWLDYKSYFYFLLSFFGSKFYNFCIRIKRQIFRIQAKKGNLNEFSDNLFRMIFEPEDDPETYKH
- a CDS encoding nucleotidyltransferase family protein, whose product is MALKSLILAAGRGKRMGEFCDENNKCLFELEGRPVIEYSLECSVKICSPEILIVVGYQAEKIIQRCGNSYKGVPIKYIFQAEQKGLVHAIECAKEALKDEGFMLMLGDELMINPRHLEMINKYYDENLFSLCGIIHVEDESLIKGTYAVLEEENNIIYRLIEKPIKPLNNIMGTGNCIFKNEILGYINKTPVNPKRGEKELVDMIQCAIDDGHRIKSFPICDRYFNINSPIEIEEANSYFSHP